One window from the genome of Aeromonas sp. FDAARGOS 1405 encodes:
- a CDS encoding glutaredoxin family protein, with protein sequence MLTLFHTDGCHLCEQAWALVEAAGLATTTRQCDIMDDEQWLAAYRVRIPVLRDEAGRELGWPFTLVELKGWAARQG encoded by the coding sequence ATGCTGACCCTGTTTCATACCGACGGTTGCCACCTGTGCGAACAGGCGTGGGCGCTGGTGGAGGCGGCTGGCCTTGCCACTACCACCCGCCAGTGCGACATCATGGATGATGAGCAGTGGCTTGCCGCCTATCGGGTGCGCATTCCGGTGCTGCGTGACGAGGCGGGCCGCGAGCTCGGCTGGCCCTTCACGCTGGTGGAGCTCAAGGGCTGGGCCGCCCGTCAGGGGTGA
- the fabA gene encoding 3-hydroxyacyl-[acyl-carrier-protein] dehydratase FabA — protein MEARLSLCEQGKNSFTREELLACSRGELFGEGNSQLPAPNMLMMDRIVKINDNGGEHGKGEILAELDITPDLWFFDCHFPGDPVMPGCLGLDAMWQLVGFFLGWKGGPGKGRALGVGEVKFTGQILPTAKKVTYKITFKRVINRKLVMGIADGVVEVDGRPIYSATDLKVGLFKDTTAF, from the coding sequence ATGGAAGCCCGCCTTTCCCTGTGCGAGCAGGGCAAGAACTCTTTTACCCGTGAAGAGCTGCTGGCTTGCAGCCGTGGCGAACTGTTTGGTGAGGGTAACAGTCAGCTGCCTGCCCCCAACATGTTGATGATGGACCGCATCGTCAAGATCAATGACAACGGCGGCGAACACGGCAAGGGCGAGATCCTGGCTGAGCTCGACATTACTCCGGATCTCTGGTTCTTCGATTGCCACTTCCCGGGTGACCCTGTGATGCCTGGCTGTCTCGGTCTGGACGCCATGTGGCAGCTGGTTGGCTTCTTCCTTGGCTGGAAAGGTGGCCCCGGCAAGGGTCGTGCTCTGGGCGTGGGCGAAGTGAAATTCACCGGCCAGATCCTGCCGACTGCCAAGAAAGTGACCTACAAGATCACCTTCAAGCGCGTCATCAACCGCAAGCTGGTGATGGGGATTGCTGATGGTGTGGTCGAAGTCGACGGCCGTCCGATCTACAGCGCCACCGACCTGAAAGTGGGCCTGTTCAAAGATACCACCGCATTCTGA
- a CDS encoding Lon protease family protein — MAELTSEQLKPAFAIEQFPKLSELEPIPFAALQPRAISGIKRLASFDGDCPVMLLNGFPGADYEGVCQTLIADSNGKDGDLFDLCYTENLNNPYKPIWLRLQPGTGVEFCEMVGELLKLLSHHLDAERIVTRIMRKQNNDPKIDDFLSDLAAHVALGLEFQHPILINLLIHHEAQEAPVIYGRDLNWDTLFGSINYQTEQGSVYANQHLLEPGLLREANGGYLILQLDELLDQPHLWFKLKNAMQKGELDWNAYQEGKTLTPFFAPEATPIKLKLILVGDRLDVAEFQMLDRDMSERIFLRADLVSEVNIEEDLQEFLQYLAWLRQRWSLLDFTPAALAALCRHASRLCDHQEWLSLSEVQLSAIMRMADSLARELESDVVTDEHIRGALEEQDYRLNYLVEQSDQGVIDGQILLQTDGEEIGQINGLSVIQVSGHPYDFGEPVRLTATVHLGDGDVADIERKAELAGHIHAKAMMIIHGYLSNKFGAENPSPLSANLVFEQSYHEIDGDSASLTGLCALLSALARQPIYQHFAVTGAVDQFGNVQAVGGVNEKIEGFFRVCKIHGITGKQGIILPGTNIQQLNLSDEVIAAVEAGQFHIHPVDHVEEAIELLTGCVAGEPDMPDTLFGRIQERLDELNGSTAKVGLLQSLLGRLFGR, encoded by the coding sequence GTGGCTGAATTAACATCAGAACAATTAAAACCCGCTTTTGCGATTGAACAGTTCCCCAAGCTTAGCGAGCTTGAACCTATCCCCTTTGCTGCACTGCAACCCAGAGCCATTTCCGGCATCAAACGTCTTGCCAGTTTTGATGGTGACTGTCCGGTCATGCTGCTCAACGGGTTCCCCGGCGCAGATTACGAAGGCGTTTGCCAAACGTTGATTGCCGACTCCAATGGCAAGGACGGTGACCTGTTTGATCTCTGCTACACCGAAAATCTGAACAACCCCTACAAACCTATCTGGCTGCGCCTGCAACCGGGCACCGGCGTCGAGTTTTGCGAAATGGTTGGCGAGCTGCTCAAGCTGTTGAGCCACCATCTCGATGCCGAACGTATCGTGACCCGCATCATGCGCAAGCAGAACAATGATCCGAAAATCGATGATTTCCTCTCCGATCTGGCGGCTCACGTGGCATTGGGTCTGGAGTTCCAGCACCCCATTCTGATCAACCTGCTGATCCACCACGAAGCGCAGGAAGCGCCGGTGATTTATGGCCGCGATCTCAACTGGGATACCCTGTTTGGCTCCATCAATTACCAGACAGAACAAGGCTCTGTCTATGCCAATCAGCACCTGTTGGAGCCTGGCTTGCTGCGCGAAGCCAATGGCGGTTACCTCATCTTGCAACTGGATGAGCTGCTCGACCAGCCTCACCTCTGGTTCAAACTGAAAAATGCCATGCAAAAAGGCGAGCTGGACTGGAACGCCTATCAGGAAGGGAAAACTCTGACCCCCTTCTTCGCGCCTGAAGCGACCCCCATCAAGCTCAAGCTGATCCTGGTTGGTGACCGACTGGACGTGGCCGAGTTCCAGATGCTGGATCGGGATATGTCCGAACGCATCTTCCTGCGCGCGGATCTGGTGTCAGAGGTCAATATTGAAGAGGATCTGCAGGAATTTCTGCAGTACCTGGCCTGGCTGCGCCAGCGCTGGAGCCTGCTGGACTTCACGCCAGCCGCCCTCGCCGCCCTTTGTCGTCATGCCAGCCGCCTCTGTGACCATCAGGAGTGGCTGTCGCTCTCCGAAGTGCAACTCTCCGCCATCATGCGGATGGCTGACAGTCTGGCCCGGGAGCTGGAATCTGATGTGGTCACCGACGAGCATATCCGCGGCGCACTGGAGGAGCAGGATTACCGCCTCAACTATCTGGTTGAGCAGTCCGATCAGGGGGTTATCGACGGCCAGATCCTGCTGCAAACCGACGGCGAAGAGATTGGCCAGATCAACGGCCTGTCTGTCATTCAGGTCTCCGGTCACCCTTATGACTTCGGCGAGCCGGTGCGCCTCACCGCGACCGTACACCTTGGTGATGGCGATGTGGCGGATATCGAGCGCAAAGCGGAGCTGGCCGGTCATATCCACGCCAAGGCGATGATGATTATCCACGGCTATCTCTCCAACAAATTTGGTGCAGAGAACCCCTCCCCCCTGTCGGCCAATCTGGTGTTCGAGCAGTCTTACCACGAAATTGATGGCGACAGCGCCTCCCTGACCGGCTTGTGTGCCCTGCTCTCTGCCCTCGCCCGCCAGCCTATCTATCAGCACTTCGCCGTGACCGGTGCGGTCGATCAGTTTGGCAATGTGCAGGCCGTTGGTGGCGTGAACGAGAAGATTGAAGGCTTCTTCCGGGTGTGCAAAATCCACGGCATCACCGGCAAGCAAGGGATCATTTTGCCGGGCACCAACATCCAGCAGCTGAACCTCTCTGACGAGGTGATTGCAGCGGTTGAAGCAGGCCAGTTCCACATCCACCCGGTGGATCATGTGGAAGAGGCCATCGAGTTGCTGACTGGCTGTGTCGCCGGTGAGCCTGATATGCCCGATACCCTGTTTGGCCGTATTCAGGAGCGGTTGGACGAGTTGAACGGCTCCACTGCCAAAGTCGGACTGCTGCAATCCCTGCTGGGGCGCCTGTTTGGCCGCTGA
- the rmf gene encoding ribosome modulation factor: MKRQKRDRLERARARGYQAGVVGKQKEACPYQCLDARGHWLGGWRDAMEGRGSGLFMK; encoded by the coding sequence ATGAAGAGACAGAAGCGGGACCGTCTGGAAAGAGCTCGTGCTCGTGGTTATCAGGCTGGCGTGGTCGGCAAACAGAAAGAAGCGTGTCCGTATCAATGCCTGGATGCCCGAGGGCATTGGCTTGGTGGTTGGCGTGACGCCATGGAAGGGCGGGGCTCAGGCCTCTTCATGAAGTAG
- a CDS encoding ABC transporter ATP-binding protein, which produces MALLTLHGACLSFSDFPLLDNAELTIERGERLCLVGRNGAGKSTLMKVIASELPLDDGRLVLQQDLKVTRLEQDPPASSELTVFDYAAEGLAGVGELLKQYHHISMELASDPSDANIRKMSELQEQLDYQNGWQFETRISQVLTLLGLDPDVTLDSLSGGWLRKVALARALACDPDLLLLDEPTNHLDIEAINWLEDFLKDFRGAIVFISHDREFIHKLATRIIDLDRGAITSWPGNYDEYLQGKEEWLRVEELKNAEFDRKLAQEEVWVRQGIKARRTRNEGRVRALEAMRMERSQRRELQGKAKLQLDEVNRSGKLVFETEGLGLDFGDRTLFKELNLQVLRGDKIALVGPNGCGKSTLIKLLLGQLEPTRGTVKGGTNLEVAYFDQYREQLDPEQTVVDNVGEGKQEVMVRGRSRHILGYLQDFLFEPKRARTPVKALSGGEKNRLLLAKLFLKPSNLLILDEPTNDLDVETLELLEELLSDYPGTLLLVSHDRRFIDNTVTGCWLFEGDGRISDYVGGYADMMATREQQNAQQQAKSAPVKAPEPVVAAAPEAPKKSKKLSYKLQLELEGLPARLEQLEAELDALQSEINQPGFFSLPADKTQPKLDALNAAEAALEQAFARWEELEGLKNQE; this is translated from the coding sequence ATGGCTCTTTTAACATTGCACGGCGCATGTCTGTCGTTCAGTGATTTCCCGCTGCTCGACAATGCCGAATTGACCATCGAGCGGGGCGAGCGCCTCTGTCTGGTTGGCCGCAACGGGGCGGGCAAGTCCACTCTGATGAAGGTCATTGCCAGCGAATTGCCGCTGGACGACGGGCGTCTGGTGCTGCAACAAGATTTGAAAGTGACCCGCCTTGAGCAGGATCCGCCGGCTTCCAGCGAGCTGACGGTGTTTGACTATGCCGCCGAAGGGCTGGCGGGGGTGGGGGAGCTGCTCAAGCAGTACCACCACATCTCCATGGAGCTGGCGAGCGATCCGTCAGATGCCAATATTCGCAAGATGAGCGAATTGCAAGAGCAGCTCGATTATCAGAACGGCTGGCAGTTCGAGACCCGTATCAGTCAGGTGTTGACCCTGCTGGGGCTGGATCCTGACGTGACCCTCGATAGCCTCTCCGGTGGCTGGCTGCGCAAAGTGGCGCTGGCCCGTGCGCTGGCTTGCGATCCCGACTTGTTGCTGCTCGATGAGCCGACCAACCACCTGGATATCGAAGCCATCAACTGGCTGGAAGATTTCCTCAAGGATTTTCGCGGCGCCATCGTCTTTATCTCTCACGATCGGGAGTTCATCCACAAGCTGGCAACCCGGATCATCGATCTCGATCGCGGCGCCATCACCTCCTGGCCGGGCAACTACGACGAGTATCTGCAGGGGAAAGAGGAGTGGCTGCGGGTCGAAGAGCTGAAAAATGCCGAATTCGACCGCAAGCTGGCCCAGGAAGAGGTCTGGGTTCGGCAGGGTATCAAGGCTCGCCGTACCCGTAACGAAGGCCGGGTGCGCGCCCTTGAAGCGATGCGGATGGAGCGCTCCCAGCGCCGCGAGCTGCAGGGCAAGGCCAAGCTGCAACTGGACGAGGTCAATCGCTCCGGCAAGCTGGTGTTCGAGACCGAAGGGCTGGGGTTGGACTTTGGCGATCGCACCCTGTTCAAGGAGCTCAATCTGCAAGTGCTGCGTGGCGACAAGATTGCGTTGGTCGGCCCCAATGGCTGCGGCAAATCGACCCTGATCAAGCTGTTGCTGGGGCAGCTTGAGCCGACCCGTGGCACCGTCAAGGGGGGCACCAATCTGGAGGTTGCCTACTTCGATCAGTACCGCGAGCAGCTCGATCCCGAGCAGACGGTGGTGGACAACGTCGGGGAGGGCAAGCAGGAGGTGATGGTGCGCGGCCGCTCCCGTCACATTCTTGGTTACCTGCAGGACTTTCTGTTCGAGCCCAAGCGGGCCCGTACCCCGGTCAAGGCGCTCTCCGGTGGCGAGAAGAACCGGCTGCTGCTGGCAAAGCTGTTCCTTAAACCCAGCAACCTACTGATCCTAGATGAACCGACCAACGATCTGGATGTGGAAACCCTGGAGCTGCTGGAAGAGCTGCTTTCCGACTATCCCGGCACCCTGCTGCTGGTGAGTCACGATCGTCGCTTCATCGACAACACAGTGACCGGCTGCTGGCTGTTTGAAGGGGATGGCCGCATCAGCGATTACGTGGGTGGTTACGCCGACATGATGGCGACCCGCGAACAGCAGAACGCTCAACAACAGGCCAAGAGTGCACCGGTCAAGGCCCCGGAGCCGGTCGTTGCCGCCGCGCCAGAAGCGCCGAAGAAGAGCAAGAAGCTCTCCTACAAGCTGCAGCTTGAACTGGAAGGGTTGCCTGCTCGTCTTGAGCAGCTGGAAGCCGAGCTGGATGCGCTGCAAAGCGAGATCAACCAGCCAGGGTTCTTCTCGCTGCCGGCAGATAAAACCCAGCCGAAACTGGATGCGCTCAATGCCGCTGAAGCCGCGCTGGAGCAGGCATTTGCTCGCTGGGAAGAGCTGGAAGGACTCAAAAATCAGGAGTAA